The Colletotrichum higginsianum IMI 349063 chromosome 2, whole genome shotgun sequence genome has a segment encoding these proteins:
- a CDS encoding F-box domain protein, protein MFMENPDIAYRVKEIANNSCGHLVLSEEEFQTIALAATRLGVPVPQDLSQILLDPHNHPGRGIRYHDADEGLVKNFMTDLIIAHTPNLRTLEYHVSQTDPRKAFQTLSQVSNATGKGPLLSKLVDCRLHLDDFANLAQPLADAAPNLDSLWLIGPRGLEAPLQLHGVRVLILTGADFTATEISELLKGFPSLKKLWYNSARRCNHSNDRRELCSPQDVADALGPVKSQLLELTLRFRVWQQRPRLPGTGPFTPRLLTSVRDFEALEYLELDGGSLWNERGDYSNYVAENTDLLAKLLPARLRRLTLLDLSRGPFNEDLSVFAGRSEQVCPDLKVIRYELICWEKVDMKWMEEITMESQKHGVTIEDTTATSDDEVDMD, encoded by the coding sequence ATGTTCATGGAGAACCCGGACATTGCCTACCGGGTGAAGGAGATCGCCAACAATAGCTGCGGCCACTTGGTCCTGAGCGAAGAAGAGTTCCAGACAATTGCTCTCGCGGCCACACGCCTCGGTGTGCCGGTCCCTCAAGACCTCTCTCAGATCCTTCTAGACCCACACAATCATCCGGGGCGGGGGATCAGGTATCACGATGCCGATGAAGGCCTGGTTAAGAACTTCATGACGGACCTCATCATAGCTCACACACCCAATCTCCGCACGCTGGAGTATCACGTTTCCCAGACCGACCCGAGAAAGGCGTTTCAGACACTGTCCCAGGTGTCAAATGCTACTGGAAAGGGGCCGCTGTTGTCCAAGTTGGTGGATTGCCGACTCCACCTGGATGACTTTGCAAACTTGGCGCAGCCACTCGCCGACGCGGCTCCGAACCTCGACTCCCTCTGGCTCATCGGCCCCCGGGGGCTCGAAGCCCCTCTTCAACTCCACGGCGTCAGGGTGCTCATCCTCACAGGAGCGGACTTCACGGCGACGGAGATCAGCGAGCTTCTAAAGGGCTTTCCTAGTCTGAAGAAGCTCTGGTACAACTCTGCCCGACGATGTAATCATTCGAATGATAGACGAGAGCTATGCTCGCCGCAGGACGTGGCGGATGCACTCGGGCCGGTCAAATCGCAACTGCTCGAGCTCACGTTGAGGTTTAGAGTGTGGCAGCAGCGGCCGCGCTTGCCGGGCACCGGTCCCTTTACGCCGAGACTGCTCACATCGGTGCGAGACTTTGAGGCACTGGAGTATCTTGAACTCGACGGCGGGAGTTTGTGGAACGAGCGGGGTGATTACAGCAATTATGTCGCCGAGAACACTGACCTGCTGGCGAAACTACTCCCGGCAAGGCTCAGGAGGCTGACGCTGTTGGATTTATCTCGCGGACCGTTCAATGAGGACTTGAGTGTATTTGCAGGTCGTTCAGAGCAGGTGTGCCCTGATTTGAAGGTCATTCGGTATGAACTCATATGTTGGGAAAAGGTCGACATGAAGTGGATGGAAGAGATCACGATGGAGTCGCAAAAGCACGGCGTGACTATCGAAGACACCACCGCGACGTCAGACGATGAAGTTGACATGGACTAA
- a CDS encoding Twinfilin-1, whose product MSILITILLLLVALAASQVNHAIHGFEYVGCVSVTSDKLNAFVNFGTAYTPEECQSACTGRNYAAAFPDGCRCGSSLESFPTVEESLCSNPCNGDWNFGFCGYSNSEGCSYANVYKACDENNPVPFSNPIPGGPASTEPVPTITFSTIRLPTVTRTLKLATKSTIVIHTVTPGNGGLTSSCALNDDIPPAAPTADSPSGPIVVVQTVVVHVPPKSVSTPGWQSPDSIQVDPPVATLPPAETPVIPSQPTTSSLSLTGLVPYDPIPAVSIPGNITLPDATSTPEGPMFQTLIMPDDPPMTTATFTPAVVTHSPAWRIETGGTVVAAAVVAAILVAVGI is encoded by the exons ATGTCGATCCTTATCACCATTCTCCTTCTGCTGGTCGCCTTGGCTGCGTCCCAGGTCAACCACGCCATCCATGGCTTCGAGTATGTTGGCTGCGTCAGCGTCACCTCGGACAAGTTAAACGCCTTCGTCAACTTTGGCACAGCCTATACCCCCGAGGAGTGTCAATCTGCTTGCACCGGTCGCAACTACGCCGCTGCCTTCCCTGA TGGGTGCCGTTGCGGTAGTAGCCTGGAGAGCTTCCCTACTGTCGAGGAGTCCCTCTGCAGCAACCCTTGCAACGGCGACTGGAACTTTGGCTTCTGTGGCTATTCCAACTCCGAGGGCTGCAGCTATGCCAACGTATACAAGGCGTGCGACGAGAACAATCCCGTCCCGTTCTCGAATCCGATCCCCGGCGGCCCGGCATCCACTGAGCCCGTCCCTACCATCACCTTTTCAACCATTCGTCTTCCGACCGTCACTCGCACCTTAAAGCTGGCCACCAAGTCCACCATCGTCATCCACACCGTCACACCCGGCAATGGAGGCCTCACGTCTTCGTGCGCCTTGAATGATGACATCCCCCCCGCTGCTCCGACTGCAGACTCTCCTTCAGGCcccattgtcgtcgtccagacggtcgtcgtccatgtgCCGCCGAAGAGTGTCAGTACCCCCGGATGGCAGAGCCCCGACAGCATTCAGGTGGACCCTCCCGTCGCCACCCTTCCACCAGCCGAGACACCTGTGATCCCCTCCCAGCCAACTACCAGCAGTCTCAGCCTTACCGGTCTCGTTCCGTACGACCCCATTCCAGCGGTTTCCATTCCAGGCAACATCACCCTGCCGGATGCTACGTCGACTCCCGAGGGGCCCATGTTCCAGACACTCATCATGCCGGACGATCCTCCCATGACGACCGCCACATTCACTCCAGCTGTCGTCACTCACAGCCCGGCTTGGCGGATCGAGACTGGTGGTAccgtcgttgctgctgccgtcgtaGCCGCCATTCTGGTTGCTGTTGGTATCTAA
- a CDS encoding Tyrosinase central domain-containing protein has translation MAPCSRWGWFLIVALVLLLTLVPSVEGHRSKKRPQQPPQAPAPVPAPSIVPVPPPVVPPPAPVPPPSPAPPPTPPTKPPTKPSTTPSRKPTAAPTTKPLPRPAPVAPAPKPKPAPPASKPQPVPPKPKPDFTDEEINNGTALAKLNLRALKNARTMNTPQTHLGDNNPCQGANVPMRKEWRSLPPPERKAFIAAVQCIMRQPVLSDPKRVPMAKSLYDDFVAVHYTSFKNTHLTASFFAWHRYYLASFEQRLRSQCGYKGALPYWEWGLDINNPAASPVFDGSETSLGSDGEFIPHDGLRLRQPFTKNLITLKPGSGGGCVKEGPFKDMRVHIGPAALAQYGTDKPFNVSNPLEDLPRCLKRDLNKDVATRFNSFRNTTLLILQQTTIKNFSSLLQGDDRFFPNTLGVHGGGHLIIGGDPGADAFIAPGDPAFWLHQAQVDRVYWIWQNLNFRNRQDVFGTMTLQDNPKSPNGSVEDAIDLTPINSPVKIKYLMNTASGAPLCYMYQ, from the exons ATGGCACCATGTTCGCGCTGGGGATGGTTCTTgatcgtcgccctcgtcctcctgctcaCGCTCGTTCCGTCCGTCGAGGGCCACCGCAGCAAGAAGAGGCCTCAACAGCCCCCTCAAGCGCCCGCGCCAGTACCGGCACCATCAATAGTCCCTGTGCCACCACCCGTCGTGCCTCCTCCGGCCCCGGTTCCTCCACCGTCCCCAGCACCACCTCCGACACCACCTACGAAACCACCTACGAAACCATCTACGACACCGTCTAGGAAACCAACTGCAGCACCCACTACGAAACCGCTGCCACGGCCGGCCCCGGTAGCACCAGCGCCGAAACCAAAACCTGCACCACCGGCGTCAAAACCACAACCTGTACCACCAAAGCCCAAGCCCGACTTTACTGATGAGGAGATAAACAACGGGACAGCGTTGGCGAAGCTGAACTTGAGGGCACTCAAGAATGCGCGGACCATGAACACACCGCAAACACATCTAGGCGACAACAATCCATGCCAAGGCGCGAATGTGCCCATGCGTAAGGAATG GCGGTCTCTGCCACCACCTGAACGCAAGGCTTTCATTGCGGCTGTCCAGTGTATCATGAGGCAGCCTGTCTTGTCAGATCCGAAGCGGGTTCCCATGGCGAAATCCCTTTACGACGACTTTGTCGCGGTTCACTACACCAGTTTCAAGAACACACATCTTACT GCGTCTTTCTTCGCCTGGCACCGGTATTATCTCGCCAGTTTTGAACAGAGATTGCGCTCTCAGTGTGGATATAAAG GAGCTCTGCCCTACTGGGAATGGGGCCTGGACATCAACAAcccggccgcctcgcccgttTTCGACGGATCCGAGACATCGCTAGGAAGCGACGGCGAATTCATCCCCCACGACGGCCTCCGACTCCGCCAGCCGTTCACAAAGAACCTCATCACCCTCAAACCaggctccggcggcggctgcgtgAAAGAAGGCCCTTTCAAGGACATGCGGGTACACATCGGTCccgccgcgctggcgcagTACGGCACGGACAAGCCCTTCAACGTCTCGAACCCGCTCGAGGACCTCCCGCGGTGCCTCAAGCGGGACCTGAACAAAGACGTCGCCACCCGCTTCAACTCGTTCCGTAACACGACACTGCTCATCCTCCAGCAGACGACCATCAAGAACTTCTCGTCCCTGCTGCAGGGCGACGACCGCTTCTTCCCCAACACGCTCGGcgtccacggcggcggccacttgatcatcggcggcgaccccGGCGCGGACGCCTTCATCGCGCCCGGGGATCCCGCCTTCTGGCTGCACCAGGCCCAGGTCGACCGCGTTTACTGGATCTGGCAGAACCTCAACTTCAGAAACCGGCAGGACGTCTTCGGCACCATGACGCTGCAGGACAACCCCAAGAGCCCTAACGGcagcgtcgaggacgccatcgacCTGACGCCCATCAATTCGCCGGTAAAGATCAAGTACCTGATGAATACGGCGTCCGGCGCGCCATTATGCTATATGTACCAGTGA
- a CDS encoding And nb-arc domain protein: MDAPNAPNAAAAAASFRRKPLPGPPPGPPPPPDFDPFPQRHQPLRAARSTPNLRRSATPSIYDPPPAYEEFPGIDSHGQLAVAPPAPGPSSFVPGPPPADARRGYLPYRPQPSSSSGYGSAPPVPKPHFAGHSDAPRPEILPYRPQPSPTFVSEKQPSSPAASGYAAYSPGPPPAASHPEKPPYQLQSSSSSSFSPEKQPLPSATSSSHGGYLPGPPTTPRPEESPYHLQTTSTSFGSEKPSSGPEKQYSAAPPSPGPFFPGPPNAHTFPVAAYRPAAPPTPSPSSNVPFFPGPPTTAETFPLAAHRPPLSPGYAPSEAPTTDSQSKEKSFWQTALDETKYFAGGLVSHPFEYTKHHSILRHSSALVWYRGPSTSVTVTIFSDAPLPSTRTIWLQQKGFSGNMGMNLKSLVGANTSWLDVTPSSQAAPTDMAEGDERGCQRDIKKFLKKAPKNLAKHLARETHVVRIPAAADDGYFRLVLCSGGGGGDGSKRKVLCPSPVFRVASTSTDASVVRGASLATMPLEIGIKAGSVVATTVVNRYIGPGAAVVQSRAKNLSKAKFVTKHATHIAYAKSGIDKSGIKTHVTAYEDQYAATRGAGYDAWQSGGGGGSGGGFQEEEAPPEVIGPDDGPAEPFPIKFDGKVARGTGRGGMELGIPTANLTDVPEDVRMRMRGVYFGWARVVPRRGLAEPVSTDWHESIITVGPAPYATPRVAAKNVATVHLIHEFGGALFLDSRLKVLVMGQLRASAPAAAGSDAALAAYGADVLLAVASLSRDGWCPVETRERMRTARSEMSLADRYVETREKVQKQVDRVPLHLAGVRTEGAALRDRAFGNGGIWIPR; this comes from the coding sequence ATGGACGCCCCCAACGCCCCCaacgcagccgccgccgccgcctccttcagGCGCAAACCCCTGCCGGGTCCTCCGCCGGgtcccccgccgccgccggactTCGATCCCTTTCCACAACGCCACCAGCccctccgcgccgcccggTCGACGCCGAACCTCCGGCGGTCCGCCACGCCGTCCATCTACGACCCCCCGCCCGCGTATGAAGAGTTCCCGGGGATCGACTCTCACGGCCAGCTTGCCGTCGCACCGCCCGCTCCGGGTCCCAGCTCTTTCGTCCCGGGGCCCCCTCCGGCCGATGCGCGGCGGGGGTATTTGCCCTACCGGCCGCAgccttcgtcgtcatcgggATACGGCAGTGCGCCGCCTGTCCCTAAGCCGCACTTTGCCGGGCATTCCGACGCTCCGCGTCCCGAGATACTGCCCTACCGGCCACAACCCTCGCCGACCTTTGTTTCCGAGAAgcagccttcttctcctgcgGCATCCGGTTATGCGGCCTACTCTCCTGGTCCTCCTCCTGCGGCCTCCCATCCTGAAAAGCCCCCTTACCAGCTACagtcgtcctcatcctcgtctttTAGCCCAGAGAAGCAACCTCTTCCATCCGCAACCTCCAGCAGTCACGGGGGATACCTCCCTGGACCTCCTACAACCCCTCGTCCCGAAGAGTCACCTTACCATCTGCAGACGACGTCCACTTCTTTTGGCTCAGAAAAGCCGTCTTCTGGTCCCGAGAAGCAATATTCTGCCGCGCCGCCCAGTCCTGGGCCGTTCTTCCCTGGCCCGCCGAATGCGCACACGTTTCCCGTGGCGGCGTACCGCCCTGCTGCTCCACCCACACCGTCCCCTTCCAGCAACGTGCCGTTCTTCCCCGGCCCTCCCACGACGGCAGAAACCTTTCCCCTAGCAGCCCATCGGCCACCCCTCTCACCAGGCTACGCCCCCTCAGAAGCACCCACGACGGACTCCCAGTCCAAGGAGAAGTCCTTCTGGCAgacggccctcgacgagaccaagtacttcgccggcggcctggtgAGCCACCCCTTCGAGTACACCAAGCACCACTCCATCCTCCGCCACTCGAGCGCACTCGTCTGGTACCGCGGCCCGTCCAcctccgtcaccgtcaccatcttctccgacgcgccgctgccgtccACGCGCACCATCTGGCTCCAACAGAAGGGCTTCTCCGGCAACATGGGCATGAACCTCAAgtccctcgtcggcgccaacaCGTCCTGGCTCGACGTCACGCCCTCGTCGCAGGCGGCGCCCACGGAcatggccgagggcgacgagaggGGGTGCCAGCGCGACATCAAAAAGTTCCTCAAGAAGGCGCCCAAGAACCTGGCCAAGCACCTGGCCAGGGAGACGCACGTCGTCCgcatccccgccgccgccgacgacggctaCTTTCGCCTCGTCCTctgctccggcggcggcggtggcgacggcagcaagaGAAAGGTCCTCTGCCCGAGCCCCGTCTTCCGCGTCGCGAGCACCTCGACGGACGCGAGCGTCGTCCGCGGCGCGAGCCTGGCGACGATGCCCCTCGAGATCGGCATCAAGGccggctccgtcgtcgcGACGACCGTCGTGAACCGCTACAtcggccccggcgccgccgtcgtccagtcGCGCGCCAAGAACCTCTCCAAGGCCAAGTTCGTCACGAAGCACGCGACGCACATCGCCTACGCCAAGTCCGGCATCGACAAGTCGGGCATCAAGACGCACGTCACGGCGTACGAGGACCAGTACGCCGCGACGCGGGGGGCCGGATACGACGCCTGGCagtccggcggcggcggcggtagcggcggcgggttccaggaggaggaggcgccgCCGGAGGTCATCGGCCCCGACGACGGTCCCGCCGAGCCGTTCCCGATCAAATTCGACGGCAAGGTCGCCCGCGGCACGGGGCGGGGCGGCATGGAGCTCGGTATTCCGACGGCGAACCTCACGGACGTGCCGGAGGACGTCAGGATGCGCATGCGCGGCGTCTACTTCGGCTGGGCACGGGTCGTGCCCCGGAGaggcctcgccgagcccgtGTCGACGGACTGGCACGAGAGCATCATCACCGTCGGCCCCGCGCCGTACGCGACCCCTCGCGTGGCGGCCAAGAACGTCGCGACGGTGCACCTGATCCACGAGTTCGGCGGCGCGCTGTTCCTCGACTCCCGGCTCAAGGTGCTGGTCATGGGCCAGCTgcgggcctcggcgccggcggcggccgggtccgacgccgcgctcgcggcctacggcgccgacgtgctGCTCGCCGTGGCGAGCCTCAGCAGGGACGGTTGGTGCCCCGTCGAGACGCGCGAGAGGATGCGCACGGCACGGAGCGAGATGAGCCTGGCGGACCGGTACGTCGAGACGCGGGAGAAGGTGCAGAAGCAGGTCGACCGCGTGCCCTTGCACCTGGCGGGCGTCAGGACTGAGGGCGCCGCGTTGAGGGATCGCGCGTTTGGGAACGGGGGCATTTGGATCCCGAGGTGA
- a CDS encoding Serine/threonine-protein kinase RIO1, protein MHNIDRRLKQRAASSTRQDQASERQDTTQVPVPARQDHITPRRPPTMASNESPAAPHEPPYTYRPNQGYDQTESIPVELRTVPNDASAHEDEDDGDLEDIFGEDEEIDDEDWSADSGNLTKSYNRQRMFNTTDSALPRSNAQRPAANTKSSVDDQITALSKHAAKIRLDGVKENDEKSKDKADRATSEQVLDQRTRMILLQMINRGIVSEIHGAISTGKEANVYHAILHPEGDGPNIQRAIKVYKTSILVFKDRERYITGEHRFQKGFDKSSNRKMVKLWAEKEFRNLRRIHAAGIPCPEPISLKLHVLAMGFLGDKRGWAYPRLRDANLTGDDVDQQWRNLYVQLLGLMRRIYQVCRLVHADLSEYNILYNSGKLYIIDVSQSVEPDHPRALEFLRMDIKNVGDFFRRKGVDTLSDRAIFDFVSSPEGPVEEPALGEALEKLYESRPADNEEAAAEQEVDNEVFRKQYIPQTLEQVYDIEKDGAKIGQGEGDKLVYKNLLADAVVKEDEEQEAEDETSDDESGSGASLASGEEDDSRFDKGRPRGRKHEDKEEKKQHKLAVKEAKREKRKEKIPKSVKKKLVSSSSRKKH, encoded by the exons ATGCACAACATCGACCGACGTCTCAAGCAGAGAGCAGCATCCTCGACTCGACAAGACCAAGCCAGCGAGCGACAAGACACAACGCAAGTGCCGGTGCCAGCAAGACAAGACCACATCACACCACGCAGACCACCTACCATGGCTTCCAACGAGTCCCCCGCTGCTCCTCACGAGCCTCCGTACACATACCGCCCCAACCAGGGCTACGACCAGACCGAGTCTATCCCCGTCGAGCTGAGAACCGTGCCCAACGACGCTTCTGCccacgaagacgaggatgatggcgaccTCGAAGACATTttcggcgaggacgaagagattgacgacgaggactggAGCGCCGACTCGGGTAACCTGACCAAGTCGTACAACCGCCAGCGTATGTTCAACACCACCGACTCGGCCCTGCCGCGCTCCAACGCCCAGAGGCCGGCTGCCAACACCAAGTCGAGCGTCGACGACCAGATCACCGCCCTCTCCAAGCACGCCGCGAAGATCCGCCTGGACGGCGTCAAGGAAAATGACGAGAAGAGCAAGGACAAGGCCGACCGGGCGACGAGCGAGCAGGTGCTGGACCAGCGCACGCGCATGATCTTGCTGCAGATGATCAACCGCGGCATCGTCAGCGAGATCCATGGCGCCATCAGCACCGGAAAGGAGGCCAACGTCTACCACGCCATCCTGCAccccgagggcgacggccccAACATTCAACGGGCCATCAAGGTGTACAAGACTTCGatcctcgtcttcaaggACCGCGAAAGGTACATCACGGGCGAGCACCGCTTCCAGAAGGGCTTCGAcaagagcagcaacaggaaGATGGTCAAGCTGTGGGCCGAGAAGGAGTTCCGCAACCTGAGGAGAATACACGCTGCCGGAATCCCGTGCCCAGAGCCCATCAGCCTGAAGCTGCACGTCCTTGCCATGGGCTTCCTCGGTGACAAGAGGGGCTGGGCCTACCCCCGGCTGAGAGACGCCAACCTGACCGGTGACGATGTCGACCAGCAGTGGAGGAACCTCTACGTCCAGCTTCTGGGTCTCATGCGCCGGATATACCAGGTCTGCAGGCTCGTCCACGCCGACTTGAGCGAGTACAACATCCTCTACAACAGCGGCAAGCTGTACATCATCGATGTCTCCCAGAGTGTCGAACCCGACCACCCCCGCGCGCTGGAGTTCCTGCGCATGGATATCAAGAACGTCGGTGACTTCTTCAGGAGAAAGGGCGTCGACACGCTCAGCGACCGTGCCATCTTCGACTTTGTCTCGTCGCCCGAGGGTCCGGTCGAGGAGCCCGCCCTgggcgaggcgctcgagaAGCTGTACGAAAGCAGACCCGCCGacaacgaggaggccgccgccgagcaggaaGTCGATAACGAGGTTTTCCGGAAGCAGTACATTCCCCAGACCCTCGAGCAGGTCTACGACATCGAGAAGGACGGTGCCAAGATTggccagggcgagggcgacaagCTCGTCTACAAGAACCTGCTCGCCGACGCTGTCGTgaaggaggatgaagaacaggaggccgaggacgagacTTCCGACGATGAGTCAGGCAGCGGAGCGTCCTTGGCcagcggcgaggaggacgactCCAGGTTCGACAAGGGCCGACCTAGGGGACGTAAGcacgaggacaaggaggagaagaag CAACACAAGCTGGCggtcaaggaggccaagcGCGAAAAGCGCAAGGAGAAGATCCCCAAGAGcgtcaagaagaagctggtcTCGTCTTCGTCTAGGAAGAAGCACTGA
- a CDS encoding Nad dependent epimerase, protein MISSISSMNHWWWHFLENHVYRIPPPPKRVRTRPMQVLCVGPPRSATESLQQALLTLGYDHTYHGWDIVYDEPPIPATGWVRLARKKWYGGGRGSRAEEKAGDCSISAEEFDELLGHCVAVTDAAASCFAAEMIRAYPEAKVVLNVRRDLDAWHQSAVKTLVHVNESWSFWIASLLDREAFWAWHVYERFLWALFFRAPDGDMARAIQRNGKWIYREHCDMIRGMVPPERLLEWSVDEGWGPLCEFLGKKVPDAPFPHANAVGPGGGWKAREEMATKRWVEGALTNLILMGLLFVSGCAVWMRWGR, encoded by the exons atgatCTCCTCGATATCGAGCATGAACCACTGGTGGTGGCACTTTCTCGAAAACCACGTCTACCGcatcccgccgccgccgaagcgcGTGCGCACGAGGCCGATGCAGGTCCTCTGCGTCGGCCCACCGCGCAGCGCGACCGAGTCCCTGCAGCAGGCGCTGCTGACGCTCGGCTACGACCACACGTATCACGGGTGGGACATTGTCTACGACGAGCCGCCGATCCCCGCGACGGGGTGGGTGCGGCTCGCGCGGAAGAAGTGGTACGGCGGGGGCCGCGGCAGCCgggcggaggagaaggcgggGGACTGCAGCATCTCGGCAGAGGAGTTTGACGAGCTGCTGGGCCACTGCGTGGCCGTGACAGACGCGGCGGCAAGCTGCTTCGCGGCCGAGATGATCCGGGCGTACCCCGAGGCCAAGGTGGTCCTCAACGTGCGGCGGGACCTGGACGCGTGGCACCAGAGCGCGGTCAAGACGCTGGTGCACGTCAACGagagctggagcttctggaTCGCGAGCCTGCTGGACCGGGAGGCGTTCTGGGCGTGGCACGTGTACGAGAGGTTCCTGTGGGCGCTGTTCTTCCGGGCGCCGGACGGGGACATGGCGCGGGCGATCCAGAGGAACGGGAAGTGGATTTACCGGG AACACTGCGACATGATCCGCGGCATGGTGCCGCCCGAGCGGCTCCTCGAGTGGTCGGTCGACGAAGGGTGGGGGCCGCTGTGCGAGTTCCTCGGCAAGAAGGTGCCGGACGCGCCGTTCCCGCACGCCAATGCCGTCGGCCCCGGGGGCGGGTGGAAGGCGAgagaggagatggcgacCAAGCGGTGGGTGGAGGGGGCGCTGACGAACCTCATCTTGATGGGGCTCTTGTTCGTCAGCGGGTGCGCCGTCTGGATGCGGTGGGGGAGGTGA
- a CDS encoding Protein pns1 produces MSQPYGESAGYYGGPPQQPPQQPPYDPKYAQQYDNNYNQNYQQGYAGPPPPPQGYDNGSNGYGYNAPPQGHDPEKYTFEEAFKIDKPKWNDLWAAILFIAVFLGFAAVSGLTISGYSATKSLNGGGIYDGGNTFGLSTNTIVLFAFVLLVAIVLSYAYVWMARLFPKAFIWVTGILNIVFALVTAIYMLSRRYYSGGIVFLIFGVFLVIAFISWIPRIPFSALMLKTSIKVSKKYGHVYLVSFLGGILGAALAAWYSVTLVATYSKYQPSPENPQCRNGQCSQGKVIGLIVFITFAMYWISEVLKNVIHVTISGVYGSWYFCVNNFPKGATRGALKRSLTYSFGSISFGSLIVAIINFLRHLCSVARSQAAGDGNIVGYVLFCILGCLIGLLDWAVSFLNRYAFSHIALYGKAYIPAAKDTWKMIKDRGIDALINECLIGPVLSFGATFIGYACAFLAYLYLVFTNPAYNQTGSFTPVVVAFSFLIGLQIANVFTTPISSGIDTIFVASAWDPQVLMRDHPQLYDEMVRVYPHVQEAIHA; encoded by the exons ATGTCGCAACCATACGGCGAATCGGCTGGCTACTACGGTGGCCCGCCTCAACAGCCGCCCCAACAGCCGCCCTACGATCCCAAGTACGCTCAACAGTACGACAACAACTACAACCAAAACTACCAGCAGGGCTACGCTggcccgcctccgcctccccaGGGCTACGACAACGGCAGCAATGGCTACGGATACAATGCGCCGCCCCAGGGCCACGATCCCGAGAAGTATACCTTCGAGGAGGCTTTCAAGATCGACAAGCCCAAGTGGAATGATCTCTGGGCCGCTATTCTG TTCATCGCAgtcttcctcggcttcgcGGCCGTCTCGGGCCTGACGATATCCGGCTACTCGGCGACCAAGAgcctcaacggcggcggcatttACGACGGTGGCAACACCTTCGGCCTCAGCACAAACACCATCGTACTGTTTGCATTCGTTCTGCTTGTCGCCATCGTCCTGAGCTACGCCTACGTCTGGATGGCCCGCCTGTTCCCCAAGGCCTTCATCTGGGTCACCGGCATCCTCAacatcgtcttcgccctcgtcaccgccaTCTACATGCTCTCGCGCCGCTACTACTCGGGCGGCATTGTCTTCCTCATCTTtggcgtcttcctcgtcatcgccttcATCAGCTGGATCCCGCGCATCCCCTTTTCCGCCCTCATGCTCAAGACCTCCATCAAGGTCTCCAAGAAGTACGGCCACGTCTACCTGGTCTCGTTCCTCGGTGGCAttctcggcgccgccttggccgcgtGGTACTCGGTCACCCTTGTCGCTACCTACTCCAAGTATCAGCCGTCGCCGGAGAACCCGCAGTGCAGGAACGGCCAGTGCAGCCAGGGCAAGGTCATCGGCTTGATTGTCTTTATTACCTTTGCTATGTACTGGATCTCCGAGGTCCTGAAGAACGTCATCCACGTTACCATCTCGGGTGTCTACGGCTCCTGGTACTTCTGCGTCAACAACTTCCCCAAGGGCGCCACCCGCGGCGCCTTGAAGCGTTCCCTGACCTACAGCTTCGGCTCCATCAGCTTCGGTAGCTTgatcgtcgccatcatcaacttTCTCCGTCATCTCTGCTCCGTCGCGAGGTCGCAAGCTGCCGGGGACGGCAACATTGTCGGTTACGTCCTCTTCTGCATCCTCGGCTGTCTCATCGGCTTGCTCGACTGGGCTGTGAGCTTCCTCAACAGATATGCCTTCTCTCATATTGCGCTCTACGGAAAGGCGTACATCCCCGCGGCGAAGGACACATGGAAAATGATCAAGGACCGCGGCATCGACGCTCTCATCAAT GAATGTCTCATCGGCCCCGTCCTCTCTTTCGGCGCCACCTTCATTGGCTACGCCTGTGCCTTCCTCGCTTACCTCTACCTGGTCTTCACCAACCCTGCGTATAATCAAACCGGCAGCTTCACGCCCGTCGTTGTtgccttttctttcctcaTTGGCCTGCAGATTGCCAACGTCTTTACGACCCCCATCTCGAGCGGCATCGACACTATCTTCGTTGCATCGGCCTGGGACCCCCAGGTGTTGATGCGCGACCACCCTCAGCTCTACGACGAGATGGTCCGCGTTTACCCCCACGTCCAGGAGGCCATCCACGCCTAA